The proteins below are encoded in one region of Aquisphaera giovannonii:
- a CDS encoding ROK family protein, translated as MADGWLLGIEIGGTKLQLGLGRGDGRLAALQRRTIDAGAGAPAILEQIREAHRALLGAEGVPPRDIRGAGVGFGGPVDAGRGRPTTSFQVGGWADFPLADWVREELDVPAVAVQNDADTAGLAEALLGAGVGCSPLLYLTIGSGIGGAVILDGAIYRGAGRGAVEIGHLQVPDVMSPGSPIAELEAIASGWGIAARARTVAVDRLAASGESWVVLTNAGGDPRRITADLVAAAAREGDALADAVLDRARHALAYALRQAVALLAPRRIILGGGVSLIGEDHWFAPIRRLVDAEVFAPFRGSFDIVPAALGEEVVVHGALALALEAASESSPRARREGSTAD; from the coding sequence ATGGCGGACGGCTGGCTCCTCGGCATCGAGATCGGCGGGACGAAGCTCCAGCTCGGGCTGGGCCGGGGCGACGGCCGGCTCGCCGCCCTGCAGAGGCGGACGATCGACGCCGGCGCCGGCGCGCCGGCCATCCTGGAGCAGATCCGCGAGGCCCACCGGGCCCTCCTCGGGGCCGAGGGCGTTCCACCTCGCGACATCCGCGGCGCGGGCGTCGGCTTCGGCGGGCCGGTCGATGCGGGCCGGGGGCGCCCGACGACCTCATTCCAGGTCGGCGGCTGGGCCGACTTCCCCCTGGCTGACTGGGTCCGCGAGGAGCTCGACGTCCCGGCCGTTGCCGTGCAGAACGACGCGGACACCGCCGGGCTGGCCGAGGCACTCCTCGGCGCGGGGGTCGGGTGCTCCCCGCTCCTCTACCTGACCATCGGCAGCGGAATCGGCGGCGCCGTCATCCTGGATGGGGCGATCTATCGGGGGGCCGGGCGAGGGGCTGTCGAGATCGGCCATCTCCAGGTCCCGGACGTCATGAGCCCCGGCTCGCCGATCGCGGAGCTGGAGGCGATCGCCTCCGGCTGGGGCATCGCCGCCCGCGCCCGGACGGTCGCCGTCGATCGCCTGGCCGCCTCCGGGGAAAGCTGGGTGGTCCTGACAAACGCCGGGGGCGATCCTCGGCGGATCACCGCCGACCTCGTCGCGGCCGCCGCCCGGGAGGGAGACGCGCTGGCGGACGCCGTCCTGGACCGTGCTCGCCACGCCCTCGCCTACGCCCTGCGGCAGGCCGTGGCGTTGCTGGCCCCGCGCCGCATCATCCTCGGCGGCGGCGTCTCGCTGATCGGCGAGGATCACTGGTTCGCGCCGATCCGCCGCCTCGTGGACGCGGAGGTCTTCGCACCATTCCGCGGCTCGTTCGACATCGTCCCGGCCGCACTCGGCGAGGAGGTCGTCGTTCACGGGGCCCTGGCCCTCGCCCTCGAGGCGGCCTCCGAGTCATCGCCCCGCGCGCGGAGAGAAGGTTCGACGGCAGACTGA
- a CDS encoding EVE domain-containing protein, whose amino-acid sequence MAYWLFKSEPDCFSFADLQAAPGATTGWDGVRNYQARNFLRDSIKLGDEVLFYHSNADPPCIAGVARVVREAHPDPTAFDPDADHYDPKSDPEDPTWVQVSIRAVRAIDPPIGLPRLREIPELGGMELLRKGSRLSIQPVTPGEWSAIMELAPAAEASDAPASGAAPAARKPGSKAKSRSARSR is encoded by the coding sequence ATGGCCTACTGGCTGTTCAAGTCCGAGCCCGATTGCTTCTCCTTCGCGGACCTCCAGGCCGCGCCCGGCGCCACGACCGGCTGGGACGGGGTGCGGAACTACCAGGCCCGGAACTTCCTCCGCGACTCCATCAAGCTCGGGGACGAGGTCCTCTTCTACCACTCGAATGCAGATCCCCCGTGCATCGCCGGGGTCGCCCGCGTCGTCCGCGAGGCCCACCCGGATCCGACCGCCTTCGACCCCGACGCCGATCATTACGACCCGAAGAGCGACCCGGAGGACCCGACCTGGGTGCAGGTCTCCATACGGGCCGTCCGGGCGATCGACCCGCCGATCGGCCTGCCGCGCCTCCGGGAGATCCCCGAGCTGGGCGGCATGGAGCTCCTTCGCAAGGGGAGCCGCCTGTCCATCCAGCCCGTGACGCCGGGCGAATGGTCCGCCATCATGGAGCTGGCCCCGGCCGCGGAGGCGAGCGACGCGCCCGCATCCGGCGCGGCCCCGGCGGCCCGGAAGCCCGGGTCGAAGGCGAAGTCGAGGTCAGCCCGGTCGAGATGA
- a CDS encoding protein kinase domain-containing protein produces the protein MPPDPRRVQSLFLSVVGCEDLAERESILERECADDPGLRERVEALLRARDGRESPPERPIVGRGGRATGREVELDLSLDNTSTHAASEVHLPDAGALTRGVGVPPPGVPCARNAIPGYEIIGELGRGGMGVVYQARQVLLDRPCALKMILGGAHAAPEAYSRFLIEAQAVARLHHPQIVEIRHIGEADGLPYFELEYLEGGSLDRQLDGTPWPARRAASLVASLARGVAEAHRAGIVHRDLKPGNILLAADGTPKIADFGLAKAPGIDSGLTATDSIMGSPCYMAPEQAQGRIREVGPPADIHALGAILYELIVGRPPFRGASALETIEQVRDVEPVPPRRLVPGLPRDVETIAMTCLQKQPARRYATADALAEDLRRFLEDEPIAARPVGPLERAWRWCRRHPAPAALSAAILLVAALGIAGILWQWREAVRARDLAARRALAEAVASRAAQAARLEAEATLVDMYATTGIQAGDQGDNGRAALWFANAARRARDDPERRDVNAIRARTWGRGAFTPLRALVADGTWPGGIVFHPGGHHLITKTITNGVTRDARLTLWDLDAERPVPFLSGMDDAPAAAWSPDGHALAVGRAEGDVIVAGFPDGQGAVRTRFPGRIRHLTYSADGRFLAIAGGSTARVWDVRARAFATPRFTHPADVTSLAFHPSGGRLATGCRDQRARLFAVPGDSPRPLWPLMPHLQHESDGVWVRWFCSPPLFVDGGRGLITYDGKEGLTWRDTEAGAKVRTLDVPDLSGRLAEIVPSPDGRHFAAYGRELPATIRIFETAAGRPVGRALEHRNSVFGAAFSPDGRMLLTCSSDNTARLWSVPGGEPLAPPLDLHRPGRVVAFATGGRSLATQDGDLVRLWAPPEAGVPTTFLPLDGDGSFAAISPDGALAIPTGMTYRRVLRSTTVSYVATGRPAGPPLRPGGRIVDAAFSPDGRTVAAATARDGPSEAGQEVVTWDWARGRSGWRASLPSEPRSLSYRRDGRLLAVLCGGGELLVLDPEGRREALRWHAHDGEVAGHWINNGAVRFSPDGRGVLTWGMGNDARVWEADTGRPRYPPLRFRDKCHDLQFSPDGRSIALASYDGSVRVHDLETGAVLVELPAHPDIVYSAAFSPDGRLLVTACRDRMVRAWDWRAGRLACPPFEHAREANAATFTADGRWVISASDDGTARVWDWRTGKPVTPPLAMNGSPMSVVVTPDSRHAVVGGFVDALATLDLTALTSGADPDSLCLGAELLSGRRVHEGGGTVNLSAEEWLERWRAYRRSSPAEPRDATRPRTVAGFAPAAADRAVDVGGDAPEGVQVDPDTLAGRFVEAAEEMTRGRIAEANAGGRALAVLMLRAVDASPDDPSLRHRLALALTLAGDHRGYRRACAQTLRWFSQSEHPLIVEAARSCLVEADAAADLSEARRWVEAALSRGPELAWNRYVAGLAALRAGCYEQAVEFAQSSLDRGAGWGAVPLNHPVLAMAHHRLGHRDEAWRCLERAHGRSGDAAARRRVAYLASSGTWWDRVEFHLLLHQADAMILDAAFPADPFSPRGAKGGRADPREEDGPARREKARTRGIRP, from the coding sequence ATGCCCCCCGACCCGCGTCGCGTGCAGAGCCTGTTCCTGTCGGTCGTCGGGTGCGAAGACCTCGCGGAGCGGGAGTCCATCCTCGAACGCGAGTGCGCCGACGACCCGGGGCTGCGCGAGCGGGTCGAAGCCCTCCTGAGGGCCCGGGACGGTCGCGAGAGTCCCCCGGAACGGCCGATTGTCGGCCGCGGCGGGAGGGCGACGGGGCGGGAGGTCGAGCTCGACCTCTCGCTCGACAACACGAGCACGCACGCCGCGAGCGAGGTGCACCTGCCCGACGCCGGGGCCCTGACCCGCGGCGTCGGCGTCCCGCCGCCGGGGGTACCCTGCGCGCGGAACGCCATCCCCGGCTATGAGATCATCGGCGAGCTCGGTCGCGGGGGCATGGGGGTCGTGTACCAGGCCCGCCAGGTCCTGCTCGACCGCCCGTGCGCGCTGAAGATGATCCTGGGCGGCGCCCACGCGGCCCCCGAGGCCTACTCGCGCTTCCTGATCGAGGCCCAGGCGGTCGCGCGTCTGCATCACCCCCAGATCGTGGAGATCCGGCACATCGGGGAGGCCGACGGACTGCCCTATTTCGAGCTCGAGTATCTCGAGGGGGGGAGCCTGGATCGGCAGCTCGACGGCACCCCCTGGCCGGCACGGCGGGCGGCCTCGCTGGTCGCGTCGCTGGCCCGCGGCGTCGCCGAGGCGCATCGGGCGGGCATCGTCCACCGCGACCTGAAGCCGGGCAACATCCTGCTCGCCGCCGACGGGACGCCGAAGATCGCCGACTTCGGGCTGGCGAAGGCGCCGGGCATAGACTCGGGCCTGACGGCCACCGATTCGATCATGGGTTCGCCCTGCTACATGGCCCCGGAGCAGGCGCAGGGGAGGATCCGCGAGGTCGGCCCGCCGGCCGACATCCACGCACTGGGGGCGATCCTCTACGAGCTGATCGTCGGCCGCCCGCCGTTCCGCGGGGCCAGCGCCCTGGAGACGATCGAGCAGGTCAGGGACGTGGAGCCCGTCCCGCCGCGGCGGCTGGTGCCCGGCCTGCCGCGCGACGTCGAGACGATCGCGATGACCTGCCTGCAGAAGCAGCCGGCCCGGCGCTACGCGACGGCCGACGCCCTGGCGGAGGACCTCCGGCGCTTCCTCGAAGACGAGCCGATCGCGGCTCGCCCGGTCGGCCCGCTCGAGCGGGCCTGGCGGTGGTGCCGACGCCACCCGGCGCCGGCCGCGCTCAGCGCGGCGATCCTGCTCGTCGCCGCCCTGGGGATCGCCGGAATCCTCTGGCAATGGCGCGAGGCGGTGAGGGCGCGCGACCTGGCCGCGCGGCGGGCCCTGGCCGAGGCCGTCGCGAGCCGGGCGGCCCAGGCCGCCCGGCTCGAGGCCGAGGCGACCCTGGTGGACATGTACGCCACGACCGGGATCCAGGCCGGCGACCAGGGCGACAACGGGCGGGCCGCGCTCTGGTTCGCCAACGCCGCCCGGCGGGCCCGGGACGACCCCGAGCGGCGCGACGTCAACGCCATCCGCGCCCGGACGTGGGGCCGCGGTGCCTTCACGCCGCTGCGGGCCCTCGTCGCCGACGGGACCTGGCCCGGGGGCATCGTGTTCCATCCGGGCGGCCATCACTTGATCACGAAGACGATCACGAACGGGGTGACGCGGGATGCACGCCTCACGCTCTGGGACCTGGACGCCGAACGTCCGGTGCCGTTCCTGAGCGGCATGGACGACGCGCCGGCCGCCGCCTGGAGCCCGGATGGACACGCCCTGGCGGTGGGCCGCGCCGAGGGCGACGTGATCGTCGCCGGCTTCCCCGACGGGCAGGGGGCCGTTCGCACCCGCTTCCCGGGGCGAATCCGGCACCTGACCTACAGCGCCGACGGCCGGTTCCTGGCGATCGCCGGCGGCAGCACGGCCCGCGTCTGGGACGTCCGGGCCCGCGCCTTCGCGACCCCGCGGTTTACCCATCCGGCGGACGTGACGTCGCTGGCGTTCCACCCCTCGGGCGGCCGACTGGCGACGGGCTGCCGCGATCAGCGGGCCCGCCTCTTCGCCGTCCCCGGCGACTCCCCTCGCCCGCTCTGGCCACTGATGCCCCATCTCCAGCACGAGTCCGACGGCGTCTGGGTGCGCTGGTTCTGCTCGCCGCCCCTTTTCGTCGACGGTGGTCGAGGGCTGATCACCTACGATGGCAAGGAGGGGCTCACCTGGCGCGACACGGAGGCCGGGGCCAAGGTCCGGACGCTGGACGTGCCCGACCTCTCGGGCCGGCTGGCCGAGATCGTCCCCAGCCCCGACGGGCGGCATTTCGCCGCCTACGGCCGGGAATTGCCCGCCACCATCCGGATCTTCGAGACGGCCGCGGGCCGCCCCGTGGGGCGCGCCCTGGAGCACCGGAATAGCGTGTTCGGCGCGGCCTTCAGCCCGGACGGCCGGATGCTCCTGACCTGCTCGAGCGACAACACGGCCCGGCTCTGGTCCGTCCCCGGCGGCGAGCCCCTGGCCCCGCCGCTCGACCTCCACCGCCCCGGCCGGGTCGTGGCGTTCGCGACCGGCGGCCGATCGCTGGCCACCCAGGACGGCGACCTGGTCCGCCTGTGGGCGCCGCCCGAGGCGGGGGTGCCGACGACCTTCCTGCCCCTGGACGGCGACGGCTCCTTCGCCGCGATCAGCCCCGATGGCGCGCTCGCGATCCCGACCGGGATGACCTACAGGCGCGTGCTCCGAAGCACGACGGTGAGCTACGTCGCGACGGGACGGCCGGCCGGGCCGCCCCTCCGGCCCGGGGGACGGATCGTCGACGCGGCCTTCTCCCCCGACGGGCGCACGGTCGCCGCGGCCACCGCGCGGGACGGCCCCTCGGAGGCGGGTCAGGAAGTCGTGACCTGGGACTGGGCCCGGGGCCGGTCCGGCTGGCGCGCGTCGCTGCCCTCCGAGCCCCGCAGCCTTTCCTACCGACGCGACGGCCGCCTGCTCGCCGTGCTCTGCGGCGGGGGGGAGCTCCTGGTCCTCGATCCCGAGGGCCGCCGCGAGGCCCTCCGCTGGCACGCCCACGACGGCGAGGTCGCCGGCCACTGGATCAACAACGGGGCGGTCCGCTTCAGCCCCGACGGCCGGGGCGTGCTGACCTGGGGGATGGGCAACGACGCCCGGGTCTGGGAGGCGGACACGGGCCGCCCGCGCTACCCGCCCCTTCGTTTCCGAGACAAGTGCCACGACCTCCAATTCTCGCCCGACGGCCGGTCGATCGCGCTCGCCTCCTACGACGGCTCGGTCCGCGTCCACGACCTTGAGACCGGTGCGGTCCTGGTCGAGCTCCCCGCGCATCCGGACATCGTCTACTCGGCGGCATTCAGCCCCGACGGGCGGCTGCTGGTGACGGCCTGCCGCGATCGCATGGTGCGGGCCTGGGACTGGCGGGCCGGCCGGCTGGCGTGCCCTCCGTTCGAGCATGCCAGGGAGGCCAACGCCGCGACCTTCACGGCGGACGGCCGCTGGGTCATCTCGGCGAGCGATGACGGGACCGCGCGCGTCTGGGACTGGCGGACCGGCAAGCCCGTCACCCCGCCCCTGGCGATGAACGGGAGCCCGATGTCCGTCGTCGTGACGCCGGACAGCCGGCACGCGGTCGTTGGCGGGTTCGTGGACGCGCTGGCCACGCTCGACCTGACTGCCCTGACGTCGGGCGCCGACCCGGACTCCCTGTGCCTGGGCGCCGAGCTCCTCTCGGGTCGGCGGGTCCACGAAGGGGGGGGCACGGTCAACTTGTCGGCCGAGGAATGGCTCGAACGCTGGCGGGCCTACCGCCGGTCATCCCCCGCCGAGCCCCGCGACGCGACCCGCCCCCGGACCGTCGCCGGCTTCGCGCCGGCGGCCGCGGACCGGGCCGTCGACGTGGGCGGCGATGCCCCGGAAGGGGTGCAGGTCGATCCCGATACGCTCGCAGGTCGCTTCGTCGAGGCTGCCGAGGAGATGACTCGCGGTCGGATTGCCGAGGCCAATGCCGGGGGGCGTGCGCTCGCCGTCCTGATGCTCCGGGCCGTCGACGCGAGCCCCGATGACCCGAGCCTGCGGCATCGGCTCGCCCTGGCCCTGACGCTGGCCGGCGACCACCGGGGTTATCGACGCGCCTGCGCCCAGACGCTCCGCTGGTTCAGCCAGTCCGAGCATCCCCTGATCGTCGAGGCGGCCCGCTCCTGCCTGGTCGAAGCGGACGCCGCCGCCGACCTCTCCGAAGCGCGGCGGTGGGTCGAGGCCGCGCTCTCCCGGGGGCCGGAGCTCGCCTGGAACCGTTACGTGGCCGGCCTGGCCGCCCTCCGCGCCGGTTGCTACGAGCAAGCGGTCGAGTTCGCGCAGTCGTCGCTCGATCGCGGGGCCGGCTGGGGGGCGGTACCGCTGAATCATCCGGTCCTGGCGATGGCCCACCATCGGCTCGGCCATCGCGACGAAGCCTGGCGTTGTCTGGAGAGGGCGCACGGCCGGAGTGGCGACGCGGCCGCCCGCCGCAGGGTGGCATACCTCGCTTCGTCGGGCACCTGGTGGGACCGGGTGGAGTTCCATCTCCTGCTCCACCAGGCCGACGCGATGATCCTCGACGCGGCGTTCCCGGCCGACCCATTTTCGCCCCGTGGGGCGAAAGGCGGCAGAGCTGACCCGCGGGAGGAAGATGGGCCGGCCCGCCGGGAGAAGGCCCGCACACGCGGGATACGGCCGTGA
- a CDS encoding GTPase — protein MAALSPPGRGAIAVVQVWGPGAVRAVEACFRPARGGGLMLGPAGRLRLGRMGRGAGDEVVAVVLEGEPPAVEIQCHGGPAATELVLEALEGAGVGRAGVEQWAAAQAATRIRAEALVDLPHAPTLRAAEILAEQAGGALDRELEGLDAEIRGGRLDRAIGRADRLLADGRVGVRLREGWRAILAGAPNVGKSRLLNALAGFRRAIVAPTPGTTRDVVTATAAFDGWPVLLADTAGQRAAEDPVERHGIDRARRMADSADLVVLVLDLSRPLEESLGVASGWPRGRSLVVANKADLPAAWGLDEPSLRGLRALRVSAERGDGLDDLTAAIAKAIVPGPPAPCAGVPFRARQVEGLGRVRAALRAGDVAAAIRAIESLRGWA, from the coding sequence ATGGCAGCCCTGTCGCCCCCCGGCCGAGGCGCGATCGCGGTGGTCCAGGTGTGGGGGCCCGGTGCGGTCCGGGCGGTCGAGGCGTGCTTCCGGCCCGCGCGTGGGGGCGGGCTCATGCTCGGGCCGGCCGGGCGGCTCCGCCTCGGGCGGATGGGGCGAGGGGCCGGCGACGAGGTCGTCGCCGTCGTCCTGGAGGGCGAGCCGCCGGCGGTGGAGATCCAGTGCCACGGCGGCCCCGCGGCGACCGAGCTGGTGCTCGAGGCCCTCGAGGGCGCCGGCGTCGGTCGCGCCGGGGTGGAGCAATGGGCCGCGGCGCAGGCGGCGACGCGGATCCGCGCCGAGGCCCTCGTCGACCTCCCGCACGCCCCGACGCTCCGCGCGGCGGAGATCCTGGCGGAGCAGGCCGGAGGGGCCCTCGACCGAGAGCTGGAGGGCCTCGATGCGGAGATCCGGGGCGGGCGGTTGGACCGGGCGATCGGCCGGGCCGATCGCCTGCTCGCCGACGGCCGGGTCGGGGTGCGGCTGCGGGAGGGCTGGCGGGCGATCCTCGCCGGGGCGCCGAACGTGGGGAAGAGCCGGCTGCTCAACGCCCTGGCCGGCTTTCGCCGGGCGATCGTCGCCCCGACGCCCGGGACGACGCGGGACGTGGTCACCGCGACAGCGGCGTTCGATGGCTGGCCGGTCCTGCTCGCCGACACGGCCGGGCAGCGGGCGGCGGAAGACCCGGTCGAGCGTCACGGCATCGACCGTGCCCGACGGATGGCCGATTCGGCCGACCTCGTGGTACTGGTGCTCGACCTGTCGCGGCCGCTGGAGGAGAGCCTCGGCGTCGCGTCGGGATGGCCCCGCGGCCGTTCCCTCGTGGTGGCGAACAAGGCGGACCTCCCGGCGGCGTGGGGGCTCGACGAGCCGTCGCTCCGGGGCCTTCGGGCCCTACGGGTCTCGGCGGAGAGGGGCGATGGGCTGGACGATCTGACGGCGGCCATCGCGAAGGCGATCGTCCCGGGACCCCCGGCCCCGTGCGCGGGCGTCCCCTTCCGGGCCCGGCAGGTCGAAGGGCTCGGTCGCGTGCGAGCCGCGTTGAGAGCGGGCGACGTCGCGGCGGCCATCCGGGCGATCGAATCGTTGCGAGGCTGGGCGTAG
- a CDS encoding radical SAM protein, producing the protein MDATARTPEESTLPPHRDHARLFRGNRYVYPVLSRRSRGISVGINLNPDKACNFDCVYCQVDRNVAPAVREVDRPRLLAELDGTLELVRTGRLFEDPRFASVPGPLRRLNDIAFSGDGEPTTYPAFGPVVRDVAELKRRRGLGAVKLVLITNATMFDRPAVAEALATLDENRGEIWAKLDAGTEAFYRRVGRTSIPFRRVLGNLRRAALRRPIVIQSLFMTIDGEGPAPDELDAYARRLEEILEGGGRIAEVQVYTVARPPAEGSVGPLEAAELGRIGARLRERIPVPVAVFGG; encoded by the coding sequence ATGGACGCCACGGCTCGAACGCCCGAGGAGAGCACCCTCCCCCCGCACAGGGACCACGCGCGTCTCTTCCGGGGGAATCGCTACGTCTACCCGGTCCTCTCGCGGCGGAGCCGGGGCATCTCGGTCGGCATCAACCTCAACCCGGACAAGGCCTGCAATTTCGACTGCGTCTACTGCCAGGTCGATCGCAACGTCGCGCCGGCGGTCCGCGAGGTCGATCGCCCGCGGCTCCTGGCCGAGTTGGATGGGACCCTGGAGCTGGTCCGCACCGGCCGGCTCTTCGAGGATCCGCGATTCGCGTCCGTGCCGGGGCCGCTCCGACGGCTCAACGACATCGCGTTTTCGGGCGACGGGGAGCCGACCACGTACCCGGCCTTCGGCCCGGTCGTCCGCGACGTCGCCGAGCTGAAGCGGCGTCGCGGCCTGGGCGCGGTGAAGCTCGTGCTCATCACGAACGCGACGATGTTCGACCGCCCGGCCGTCGCCGAGGCCCTGGCGACGCTGGATGAAAACCGGGGCGAGATCTGGGCCAAGCTGGACGCCGGCACCGAGGCGTTCTACCGCCGCGTCGGGCGGACCAGCATCCCGTTCCGCCGCGTGCTGGGCAATCTCCGCCGGGCCGCGCTGCGGCGGCCGATCGTCATCCAGAGCCTCTTCATGACGATCGACGGCGAAGGTCCCGCGCCGGACGAGCTGGACGCCTACGCACGTCGGCTCGAGGAGATCCTGGAGGGCGGAGGGCGGATCGCCGAGGTCCAGGTCTACACCGTGGCGAGGCCCCCGGCCGAGGGGTCCGTCGGCCCGCTGGAGGCCGCCGAGCTGGGCCGGATCGGGGCCCGGCTCCGCGAGCGTATCCCCGTGCCGGTCGCCGTCTTCGGCGGCTGA
- a CDS encoding Imm21 family immunity protein codes for MKDGLTWVGTNGGPLIVIPGEIAPRWRGGDDTDYSLKDLDRWWETLDAGSSDYGRACGIREVVGMLAVGPGRALILRKASMPTAFVPREDGGILVRGIYAEEEATLRRALCTMPESAWKPTPHRITVSREGLLVFDSAQPGDHLPTSMDEEETIPCLRLGLHAGTYHVDTADHSPVKTNRLCLHRLRREWTSAA; via the coding sequence ATGAAGGACGGTCTGACCTGGGTCGGCACGAACGGCGGTCCACTCATCGTGATCCCCGGCGAAATCGCCCCGCGCTGGCGTGGCGGCGATGACACGGACTATTCCCTGAAGGATCTCGATCGCTGGTGGGAGACCCTCGATGCCGGCAGCAGCGATTATGGTCGAGCCTGCGGAATCCGGGAGGTCGTGGGGATGCTCGCGGTCGGGCCGGGCCGGGCGTTGATTTTGCGGAAGGCGTCCATGCCCACCGCTTTCGTGCCCCGCGAGGACGGCGGCATCCTCGTCCGCGGGATCTACGCCGAGGAGGAGGCCACGCTCCGCCGGGCCCTCTGCACGATGCCCGAATCGGCCTGGAAGCCCACGCCGCACCGGATCACCGTCTCGCGAGAAGGACTCCTCGTGTTCGACTCGGCGCAGCCCGGCGATCACCTCCCGACGTCGATGGACGAGGAGGAGACCATCCCCTGCCTCCGGCTCGGGCTCCACGCCGGCACCTATCACGTGGACACCGCCGACCACTCGCCGGTCAAGACGAACCGATTGTGCCTGCACCGCCTGAGGCGGGAGTGGACCTCGGCGGCGTAG
- a CDS encoding SIS domain-containing protein — protein sequence MIGATMSAKDYLALVCQEIEKMDTAELEKVSDLIEQAYDAGRFVFIIGNGGSGANASHLCEDLAKCTLCDFEGQKRLKVLSLTDNTAGIMAWANDEGYDRIFLEQLKNLSSPGDLLLAISGSGNSPNILRAMEWANAHGLTTVGITGFGGGKLRKMAHHGLHAAVDDMGIVESLHQVVFHWLIDDLHRRFKEKAVPANGAKAR from the coding sequence ATGATCGGGGCGACGATGTCGGCGAAGGACTACCTGGCGCTGGTCTGCCAGGAGATCGAGAAGATGGACACCGCCGAGCTCGAGAAGGTCAGCGACCTCATCGAGCAGGCCTACGACGCCGGCCGGTTCGTCTTCATCATCGGCAACGGCGGCTCGGGCGCGAACGCCTCGCACCTGTGCGAGGACCTGGCCAAGTGCACCCTCTGCGACTTCGAGGGCCAGAAGCGGCTCAAGGTCCTCAGCCTGACGGACAACACCGCGGGCATCATGGCCTGGGCCAACGACGAGGGCTACGACCGGATCTTCCTGGAGCAGCTCAAGAACCTGTCCTCGCCCGGCGACCTCCTGCTGGCGATCTCGGGCTCGGGCAACAGCCCCAACATCCTCCGCGCCATGGAGTGGGCGAACGCCCATGGCCTGACCACGGTCGGCATCACCGGCTTCGGCGGGGGCAAGCTCAGGAAGATGGCCCATCACGGGCTGCACGCGGCCGTGGACGACATGGGGATCGTGGAGTCGCTCCACCAGGTCGTCTTCCACTGGCTGATCGACGACCTGCATCGCCGATTCAAGGAGAAGGCCGTCCCGGCCAACGGCGCGAAGGCGCGCTGA
- a CDS encoding VOC family protein translates to MARIEHFAIFAQDAPALKDFYVRTMGMTVALESGGSPSGFFLADEDGVALEIIGLPAGSAVANTRWVCHVAFLVDDVAARRKELEGQGLVFETGTEVDTPTMKTAFFNDPEGNRCQIVWRSKPLVP, encoded by the coding sequence GTGGCACGAATCGAGCATTTCGCGATCTTCGCCCAGGACGCCCCCGCGCTGAAGGACTTCTACGTGCGGACGATGGGGATGACCGTCGCCCTGGAGAGCGGCGGCAGCCCGTCCGGCTTCTTCCTCGCCGACGAGGACGGCGTGGCCCTGGAGATCATCGGCCTCCCGGCCGGCTCCGCGGTCGCGAACACCCGCTGGGTCTGCCACGTCGCCTTCCTCGTGGACGACGTCGCCGCCCGCCGGAAGGAGCTCGAGGGCCAGGGGCTCGTCTTCGAAACCGGCACGGAGGTGGACACGCCGACGATGAAGACCGCGTTCTTCAACGACCCGGAAGGCAACCGCTGCCAGATCGTCTGGCGGAGCAAGCCCCTGGTGCCCTGA